The nucleotide window ATAGCCCAGCAGCACGGCGGCCTCGGCTATCTCATCCAGTAATTGGGGAGCCGCGACGCCCATGACTTGCTTCCTAACCATGCCGGGATTCGATAATGGACCCACCAAGTTAAATACGGTTCTAACCCCCAACTTCTTACGTATGGGCGCCACGGCCTTCATGGCTGGGTGATAGAGCTGGGCGAAGGCGAAGCCGAAATTGGTTTTATTGATCATCTCCGCCACGGCCCCCGGCGAGAGGGATATATTGAATCCAAGGCTCTCCAGGAAATCCGCGCTACCTGAGGAGGAGGACACGCTTCTATTGCCGTGCTTCAGCACCTTTACCCCAAGGTACGCCGCCAATAATGCTGACGCCGTTGAGACATTAATTGTCCCCACGCCGTCTCCCCCAGTTCCCGCCGTGTCTATGGCATCGACCTCCAGCGGCACCTTGATACACATGTGCCTCAACGCCTTAGCGAAGCCGGCTATTTCATCCGCCTTCTCCCCCCTAACGCGCATTCCGATTAATATGGCCGCGGTCTCCGCCTCGCCTGGATCCATGAGCATCCCCATCGCGGCCTCAAAAGCCTCATCCTGATTCAGGGGATGCCCATTAGCTATCTTCTCGATGAGCCTCATATCCTCAACACCTTCTCATATGCATCCGAATCAAGCAATCCATGACCTGATAAATTGAAGAGTATTGTTCCGCTCCCCATGCGCCTCGCCTCATCAATCACTGCCCTAATTGCATGCGCTGATTCAGGGGCTGGCAGTATAGCCTCCGACTTAGCGAAGAGGCGGGCAGCCTCCATTACTTCCTCCTGCTCATACGACCTAGTCTCCACGTAGCCATCCTTAACCAACAGGGAGAGGCTGGGCGCCGCGCCGTGGTACCTGAGGCCGGCCGCATGAATGGGGGGCGGCACGTAATCATGCCCCAGCGTGAACATGCGTATCATTGGCAGGGTACCCGCCGTGTCGGGGTAATCATACATGTAGGAGCCCCGAGTTAACTTCGGCGCCGCGTTGGACTCCACTGCGAGGAACCTCGTCTTCTCGAACCCAGCCCCGGTTAACTTGGATCCAATGAATGGGAAGGAGAGGCCGCTGAAGTTGCTTCCTCCACCCACACACCCAACCACTAGATCCGGCTCCTCGGGCATTTGCTGCATTGCTTCTAGACCGATTATCGTTTGATGAAGCAGCACGAACTCCAGCACGCTGCCCGGTATGTACTTCCTCCCCTCGCCCTTCACGGCGTACTCAATGGCCTCCGATATTGCTACCCCAAGGCTGCCCGGGTGATTCGGGTCCTTAGTCAGCGTTGATTTACCGAACTCCGTTAAGTCGCTTGGGCTTGGGCTCACGTCGGCGCCGAAGACCCGCATGAAGAGCACCCTCTGCTTCTTGTTAATGTAGGAGTTCTTAGTCATGAACACCTTAGCATTTATCCCTATCAGCGCTGATGCTATGGCTACGGCGAGTCCCCACTGCCCCGCGCCTGTCTCCGTCACCACCTCCTTCGCGCCATCTATTGAGGCGTAGTAGACCTGCGCCACCGCGGTATTCAATTTATGACTGCCGCCGGGCAGTGCGCCCTCGAATTTATAGTATATCTTGGCCTTAGTTCCTATTGCCCTCTCAAGCCCCCGCGCCCTGCGGAGGGGAGTGGGTCTACCTATTCTCTCATATAGTTCCTGAACCCTCTCCGGTATTGGGACATATCTCTCCGCCGTGAATTCCTGGTCAATTAAGTCGCTGGGCAGTATCCTAGTCAGTAATGCTATTCTTGAGTCGCCTTCATAGGGATCCATGGGGGGCGGCAATGGGCGCGGCAGGTCAGCCGATATATTGTACCAACTAGTTATCATAATCCCTCCCTCAATTCCTTCAGGAATTCCACTGCATTGCCTAGATCGCTCATTCTCTCAATGAAGGCGGTGCCCACGACTACTCCATTTGCTCCAGCCTCTATTAGTGCCCTAACCATGCTTGAGTCCCTCACGGCGAACCCAGTGACCAGGTAAGTATCCCCAATCAATTTCCTCACTATCGAGACATTCCTCTCAATGTAAACCGGCAGCTTTGTTCCAGTGGATGCATATAGCCCCAGGTAAATGAATAGGGGCTCAAGTGATGCCAGTTTCTCTATTATCCTGTGGGGAGTCTTGCTTGACACGAAGAATGCTGGGCGCAAGTCATGCCTGCGCATTGCAACGACATAATCATTAAGCCTATTGAAGTGATCAAACAAGAGGTCCGGGAATAATATGGCGGATGCACCGACTTCAGCAGCGGTTTTAGCGACCGTATCTAGGGAGCTCACATAATCATCTATGTATCCCATCAATATCGATTTCTCGTAATTGGCGATTTTTATTGCCTCAAGCCCCTTTAGCTGCGACTTGAAGTGAGTCATCCGTATGATGGGGCCATCGTACTTGGGGTTACTTGTCGGTATCCCGATTTCATAGAAATCCACGATGCCCCGAGTCCTATTGAGGACCTCTAGAAATGTTGCCGAATCGGGGTACGTGGCGGTTATATATAGGCCCAACGAGGGCCTACTTACCTCCATTGGAGTTTCATCGTCACCATCATTGTTAGCCCCAACACCGCTGGTTTTAAGCTTTATGCAGTTAATCCCAGGAAACAGTAAGCAGTGAACGCAGTAAATATAGTATATACCCCTTCAGTGAACTACCCCCCTCATGGGGCTTCCCGCTTCCCCGCCCAGCCTGCATCGTCACGGGCAGGGAGAGGAGCTCCACGGGCACCACGGACGGCTCCCGCCCTCTGTGCTTTTAACGCCCTCACCCTCCACGGAAACGCCACCATTTAAACGCCACTAGGGGGCCATCCCCCACCTCACGGGCCTTTTGCTCCCCTTAACCCCCGTTAAGATAACCGACAAGCTACACCATCTCGAGGAACGCAGGTTCCCCGAGGCCTCAGGGATTAACGCCCCTTTAGGCGCCGGTTGCCGGCTTCGTGAGTTCCCCCGGCATTGAGGGGACGATCGGCCTCCATCCCAACTAATTTTGATCGTGGGAGGACACCGTGAGGAGGCGGGTTTGGATCCAAAAACTTTACCCCCGGCCCTTAAGGGGCGAGGTTTAGCATTCTCCCCATCAAATAAAGCGATGAGCGTTTAGCATTGAAGCATGGGAAGCGGGTTTTCAAGGCGTTTTTAAAGGTTCAATTCATTTTTCGCCGGAGACCCCGTGAGGGCGGGTAGCTCACAAGACGCCTAGCTTAAATAGCATATATATGCCCACCAGCACTATTATTGCGCCATAGGCCACTCTAAGAATGTTCCTAGGCGCCTTAACTGCGAGACTGGTGCCGGCGTAGCCGCCTAGTGCGCCGCCCAAAACATATAGGAGGGACACCAGTATCAGCACATCGCCGTACACTGCGTACTCAGCCCCGCTGGCTACTCCGAATGTTCCAACGCTGAGGAGGCTGGTGCCTATGGCCCTCGTTATGCATAGGCCGGCCGAGAACATTAGGGAGGGCACTATGAGGAATCCACCCCCTATCCCAAAGTAGCCGCTTATCAATCCAACCACGAATCCCGCGCCCCCAACCTTGGCCGCCGTTGATGGGGTTAATTTGGGGCACTTCTTAAGCGACTCCATTACCCTGGGAATCTCATCGCTGGTGCCCGGCTTCGTTGATTCCCTCCTAATCGCCATGTATGCCCCCAGCACTATCATGGCTATGGAGAAGTATATCAATAAACTCGTTCCAGGCGTTATGTGGCCCAGGTAGGCGCCTAGGAGCGAGCCGATTAGGCCGACCCCGGCAAATAAGGTACCGACCCTGGGCGACACGTTATGCTTCTTTAGGTGCATGTATGAATTTATGTATGCGTTTAGCCCCACCGCTAGCGCCGTGGAGCCTATGGCTATGTGAGCCGCGTTGGGCAGAGAGTCCAACCCAACGAAGTAGAGGAAGAGGGGAACGGCCAGTATTGATCCTCCTCCACCTATGAGCCCCAGCGAGAACCCCACTAAGACTCCCGACACCACTGCAAGGAGGTATTGGATAAGAGTTATCATTTTGATCCACACCTACAGGGATTTAATTAATTAATTAATTAGCGGTCCATGGCCTTAAGCCGTATACTATGTAGGCGGTGACTATGGCGCCGGCCAGCACTGCCATGAAGAACGCGAAGCTGCTGACGGCCATTTGTAGATTCCCGCTCAATATGTGTCCACTTGCGCAGCCATTAGCCATCCTGGCCCCGAAGAGCACCATGAATGCGCCGAGAAATGCTGCAAGTGGCCTAAGTTTTCCAGTGCCGAACCTATTAGTCCATATGTGTGGAGTCCACTGCTTGAATCCCATGAATCTCCTAGTTATGAATACTGAGGAGATTAAGCCGCCTAGGAAGGTGCCTAGGTCGGAGAGCGGTTCCCAACCTATCTCGCTGAAGGGCTTATCGATGGGCACTCCATTAACTATCTTTAAGCCGCCGAATAATTGGAAGTATGGGAGGCTAGCCGCGAAGTGTGGATTAATGGCGAATAATGCTTGAGCCCATATCCAGGAATAGGTAGTGGATTCCCCGAATATCTGCCTAAGCACTATCACTGCCACCGCCACTAGGGCGAAGTCAAAGGCTAAGGCGAATATGACCCTTGAAGAGGAGGGCTGCTGAACGGATACTGCCTCTATCACGTAGTCCGGTATCTTCTTGTAGTCCTCCTTGAACTCCTTTATCTCGTCCTCCAGAGCCATTGACTCATTAGACTTACCGGTTAAGTGCAGTACGCATGCCTTTCCGCCCTGTCTCCTAGGCACGAAGAGCCACATGCTTATCATTAATAAGCCGAAGACTATGGCCACCATGAATTCATAGGCCTTGCTGGTTAACCCAAAGAGCGTTGGCCAAGTAATTGGTCCAAAGTTAAGGGTTTCCCAGAAGAATGGCTTGGCTGGACCGAATATTAGGGACCAAGCTAATGCACCAAGTAATCCCCCTATAACTGCATAGATGGCGTCGCGCCTTCCCTGTCCAAGGGCTATCCATATGGTTCCCGGGAAGTAGCCGGCCACCGCTACTCCTGCGCCGAAGATTAAGCCGCCTATGACTACGCCTGGCACGAAGAACGCCTTAATGCCCCAGTGAAGCATTGGCACGAAGAGGTTCAATGCATAGAGTAGGATGGCGCCTACCCCTATCACTAGCCCGAAGCAAACCATCAATAACCTATCCTTAAGTGTTATTGCTCGTATTATTACGTCTGGATTGGGGAAGTCCCATATCTCCAGCGGGATGGAAAGTAGGATGCCGGCGAATATTCCAACCCATAGGGGCGCCGTGTATATGTGCAGAACCATCTGCATTGCGACGCCTCCTACCAGCATTATTAATGCGCCCACGAGGAGTATTGAGGCCACGATCCACATCGGCCTCATGTTGGGTTTTTTCACCTCTATCTGGATTTTTGATTTATCACTCGTAGCGGTCGGAAACCTCTGTCAAATTACTCTATTTAAATCTTATTATGTCAAAAATTTGACACAAGAGGAAAGTATTTGAACTGGGGAATTAATTTAATATGAATGCAGGAACCAATAAGCAAAATAGTGGAGGACATAGTTAGGGAGAACCCGCTCTACATGATGGCCATATCCACAGGCATAGTCAACTTATCGGCGCTAGCCAAGGAAATACTGCCCCTCGTTAAGTCAGCCACGACGCGTCCAATCAAGCTTGGAACGATAATTAAGGCGCTGGAGCGATTGGAGGAGAAAAGCATGACGGGCATGCCGAATATAATTCAATTACTTAATGAAGCCGAAATAATGGTTTACAGCGGCATAGGCGAGGCAGAGATCCCGATAAGCGAGGCGACTCCAGACCTAATTACAATGGCTGGGCGAGACATTGCCATAATAATAATAAGCGATGGATCCCGACTAAAGATAATATCGCCGCTGAGGACTCTCGCTAAACTCAGTTCCGCGCCAACAATGGAGTATAGCCTAATTAGAATATCGCTGGCGGAGAGGGCCCCGGTGGGGTTCGTCACGACCCTAATACAATTAATGCGATCCAACAAGATCTCGGTTAAGCATGTCCTTAGGTATGATAATGACGTATTCATAATAGTGGATAGACAAGACGCAACGAGGCTAATGGACATGCTGGAGAGATTAAGGAAGCAAGAGCAAGCGAGAGAAGCAACGCGAAACCCCTAAAATAAGGGCAATAATTGAGGAGTAAGTGAAGCAACGAGGAGTCGGTAATAGTGGAGTCATGGTTTCCGAGATAGGCATTGGCGTTTGGTCCCTCGTGACTGATTGGTGGGGTAGGGGAGATAAGGCGGAGGAAATCATTGAGTACGCGTTAAGGAACGGCATAAATTTCTTCGACACGGCGGATAGTTACGGCAATGGAAGAGGAGAGGAATTGCTTGGGAGAACAATAGGGCAGAGGAGGGATGAGGCCGTGATTTTGACGAAGATAGGGTACGACATTTACCATCATGAGGCTGGACAACGCGAGATACCGCAGAACTTCTCTCCAGATTACCTAGAGAAAGCATTACGGAATAGCTTGAAGAGGCTTAATAGGGACTATGTCGATATATTAATGCTGCATAATCCACGGATGGATACCATAATGAACGCTGAGGTATTTAGGTGGCTTGAGGGGATTAAGCGGGATGGGTATGCGAGAGTTATAGGGATCTCGCTTGGCCCCACTCTTGGTTGGGAGGAGGAGGGGCTTGCAGCCATTAGGATGGGGTACGGCGCTATGGAGTACATCTATAACATAATAGAACAGAGGCCGGGCAAATCCTTCCTAGCATCGCCGGGCGCGGAGAACGTGGGGCACTTCATTAGGGTTCCGCATGCATCGGATGCCTTGGATGACGATAAGTGGCCAATAATTAATTCAAGGGGGCTTCACAGGTCATTCAAGGACATTGAATGGATAGAGCGAGCTGTGAGTGGCGCCAAGAAGCTTATCCCAGTGGCGGCGGCAATGGGCATGAAGTTATCCCAATTATCCCTGGCATTCGTTTTATCCTTCAGTAATGTAACTAGCGTTATGCCTAATATAACGACTAAGAGCGATATAGATAAGTACGTGGCCGTGGAGGGAAGGGAACTAGGCGAGGAAGTCATCGCTAAAATCAATGAAGTATATGAGTCCGACTTCAGAATCCTAAATGAGGAGAGCATTAGGGAAACCGATAGATACAGGAAACCCAGGGAGAAAAGCAACTAATGAATTGCTGCCCGCCTCCCCGGGGGTCCTAAAAGGGCGAGGTTTACCGTTCTCTATCAAGTCGTGAATATTGAGAAATAGGTAAGCACATTGCCGAGAATCGCCTCGACAACCTGGGTTCCAAACCCATGAGGGATGACCCCTCCCCGCCCTGAAGGGCGAGGTTTGCCGTTGATCACCAATATTACCCCCTCATGCCACCAAATCAACAAAGGAATAAGATTATTGTCAATACACCATGCCTCCCTTTCCAATTCAGGTTATTCAGGGAAAGTTTTTATTGGGATATGCGGTGCCCCGTAGCGTGATGAAGCGAGGCAGCCACTGAGGAGTGAGGACCTCAATCTCACACTGATGATAATTAAGGATGCATGGGGATACGATGTTGTCGTCTTGTTATTCCTCTTGATCCGCGGCTTCTTGTTTCTTCACGGATTTCCAGTAAGCCACTTTACCTCTACGCACTTCCTTTATTAAGCCGTCCTTGCTAAGCAGCTTAAGTATATAGAATACTTGGCTATGGCTGAGCTTTGTTATCCTCACAACGTCATTAGTGGATAATTCCTCATTGCTCTCCACTAAGTTGAGGATCTCCTTTTTCCGTTCATCTATCCTCTCCGTTTGCTTCCTTGGCATCGGAATTATTTTAACTCAAAAATATTTAAACTTTAAGCGGGCTTAGCCTAGTAATACCCATTTACGCAGGGAACTGACCTACTTGAAGGTGAGCGCTTATTTGTTCCTTTTGCAAGGAACAATCCTTAACACTGTAGGTAGCCTGGGCGTCACAGTTATATTTGGGCTGTCTTTGGGTAACCCTAATGCCTAAGAACAAGATAATGGGGACATTCAGAACCATTAATCTAGTGCTTTATGTGGTCGCCATGGTAATGATAATAGTGGTCGCGGCGTTCTCGATATGGAGCGCATTCATGACGCTATACGAGAGCATATCCAACATAACTGAGAGCTCCATCATAGAGGCGCTTTCCAGCATATTCATAGTGCTCATATCCATCGAGATAATAGAGATGTTCATGGATTACGTTGAGAAGGAGATAATAGCGGTGAATAAGGTGCTTCAAATAGTGTTGACGGCGCTATCTAGGGAGATGCTTATATCAACCACTCAATTCACAATGATGACGACGCCGACCACCATAGACATATGGAAGGAAGTAGTCATAATACTGGGAGTAGCGGTAGTTGCCGTTGTGTATGCCATCCTCAAGGCTAGAACAAGCGAATGATTGTTGGCGACTCATGGGAATCCTCACCGCTCTAGCGCCGTCTCCACTGCATCCCTTATAGTGAATCGAGGGGGCACTAATGGATTAAAGCCATTCTTGATCATGGCTGCGCCGGTGGTTGGACCAATCGCCACCAATCTCTTGGACTTCAATGAATCCCGCCCAACGATGCTTAGGAAAGAGAGGAATACTTTGGGACTTGTGAATACCACGGCGCTTGCATCCTTAAGGAGGGAAGCAGCCCTCTTTATTGCCTCGTCATCAACGATCAATTCATATAACCCGAACTCCATTATTCTGCAATTAGGTGCAGTTATGGATGCTTCCTCGGCATAATCCTTCGACCTCATCACCAGAACCTCCTCCCCCATTGCGCACTCCTGCTTAAGCAATGCGGATACTCCTCCACTGAAGAATTGCGGGGGCATTACACACCTAATTGTTGGAAAGAGAGAAGCCACTGCTCCACACGTTGATGGGCCAACCCCTATCACGAGGGAGATGCATCTAGTTAAGTCGAGTCTCCCCCTTATTGCATCAATTACCTCCGCGCTCATCACCACGCCGATCCTCCTGGGCACACGGCATGCATCGATCAATTTACCGATGGATTCCTCATCCACGACGGGCCTTAATATCGGCACCATAACCACCTCATCCCTCAAGTGATCCACGGAGTAATTCCCCTTCCCTCTAAGAACAAGTATCACTTAATGAGTGGAAATAAGGATGGATAAAAACTTTATTATCTACATCATGGAGTTGGCACTATATATGCCAATAATGCGTGAACGGAATTAATCATCGCCAATGGTATGGGTATCACGAGG belongs to Thermocladium sp. ECH_B and includes:
- a CDS encoding anthranilate phosphoribosyltransferase, producing the protein MRLIEKIANGHPLNQDEAFEAAMGMLMDPGEAETAAILIGMRVRGEKADEIAGFAKALRHMCIKVPLEVDAIDTAGTGGDGVGTINVSTASALLAAYLGVKVLKHGNRSVSSSSGSADFLESLGFNISLSPGAVAEMINKTNFGFAFAQLYHPAMKAVAPIRKKLGVRTVFNLVGPLSNPGMVRKQVMGVAAPQLLDEIAEAAVLLGYDRLMLVHGEPGIDEASVVGETTVIDVKGSGVEKYKVDPRDLGLPRRRIEDLLAADPRDSALKVMDGLMNRNQAVRDFIAINTAFALLVGGKARDLRDGVEQAIHAIEEGGVAGFIERAAEVSRHAS
- a CDS encoding tryptophan synthase beta chain; translation: MITSWYNISADLPRPLPPPMDPYEGDSRIALLTRILPSDLIDQEFTAERYVPIPERVQELYERIGRPTPLRRARGLERAIGTKAKIYYKFEGALPGGSHKLNTAVAQVYYASIDGAKEVVTETGAGQWGLAVAIASALIGINAKVFMTKNSYINKKQRVLFMRVFGADVSPSPSDLTEFGKSTLTKDPNHPGSLGVAISEAIEYAVKGEGRKYIPGSVLEFVLLHQTIIGLEAMQQMPEEPDLVVGCVGGGSNFSGLSFPFIGSKLTGAGFEKTRFLAVESNAAPKLTRGSYMYDYPDTAGTLPMIRMFTLGHDYVPPPIHAAGLRYHGAAPSLSLLVKDGYVETRSYEQEEVMEAARLFAKSEAILPAPESAHAIRAVIDEARRMGSGTILFNLSGHGLLDSDAYEKVLRI
- a CDS encoding tryptophan synthase subunit alpha codes for the protein MEVSRPSLGLYITATYPDSATFLEVLNRTRGIVDFYEIGIPTSNPKYDGPIIRMTHFKSQLKGLEAIKIANYEKSILMGYIDDYVSSLDTVAKTAAEVGASAILFPDLLFDHFNRLNDYVVAMRRHDLRPAFFVSSKTPHRIIEKLASLEPLFIYLGLYASTGTKLPVYIERNVSIVRKLIGDTYLVTGFAVRDSSMVRALIEAGANGVVVGTAFIERMSDLGNAVEFLKELREGL
- a CDS encoding permease; amino-acid sequence: MITLIQYLLAVVSGVLVGFSLGLIGGGGSILAVPLFLYFVGLDSLPNAAHIAIGSTALAVGLNAYINSYMHLKKHNVSPRVGTLFAGVGLIGSLLGAYLGHITPGTSLLIYFSIAMIVLGAYMAIRRESTKPGTSDEIPRVMESLKKCPKLTPSTAAKVGGAGFVVGLISGYFGIGGGFLIVPSLMFSAGLCITRAIGTSLLSVGTFGVASGAEYAVYGDVLILVSLLYVLGGALGGYAGTSLAVKAPRNILRVAYGAIIVLVGIYMLFKLGVL
- a CDS encoding transporter, whose product is MRPMWIVASILLVGALIMLVGGVAMQMVLHIYTAPLWVGIFAGILLSIPLEIWDFPNPDVIIRAITLKDRLLMVCFGLVIGVGAILLYALNLFVPMLHWGIKAFFVPGVVIGGLIFGAGVAVAGYFPGTIWIALGQGRRDAIYAVIGGLLGALAWSLIFGPAKPFFWETLNFGPITWPTLFGLTSKAYEFMVAIVFGLLMISMWLFVPRRQGGKACVLHLTGKSNESMALEDEIKEFKEDYKKIPDYVIEAVSVQQPSSSRVIFALAFDFALVAVAVIVLRQIFGESTTYSWIWAQALFAINPHFAASLPYFQLFGGLKIVNGVPIDKPFSEIGWEPLSDLGTFLGGLISSVFITRRFMGFKQWTPHIWTNRFGTGKLRPLAAFLGAFMVLFGARMANGCASGHILSGNLQMAVSSFAFFMAVLAGAIVTAYIVYGLRPWTAN
- a CDS encoding aldo/keto reductase — translated: MVSEIGIGVWSLVTDWWGRGDKAEEIIEYALRNGINFFDTADSYGNGRGEELLGRTIGQRRDEAVILTKIGYDIYHHEAGQREIPQNFSPDYLEKALRNSLKRLNRDYVDILMLHNPRMDTIMNAEVFRWLEGIKRDGYARVIGISLGPTLGWEEEGLAAIRMGYGAMEYIYNIIEQRPGKSFLASPGAENVGHFIRVPHASDALDDDKWPIINSRGLHRSFKDIEWIERAVSGAKKLIPVAAAMGMKLSQLSLAFVLSFSNVTSVMPNITTKSDIDKYVAVEGRELGEEVIAKINEVYESDFRILNEESIRETDRYRKPREKSN
- a CDS encoding DNA-binding protein, whose amino-acid sequence is MPRKQTERIDERKKEILNLVESNEELSTNDVVRITKLSHSQVFYILKLLSKDGLIKEVRRGKVAYWKSVKKQEAADQEE